The following coding sequences lie in one Megalodesulfovibrio gigas DSM 1382 = ATCC 19364 genomic window:
- a CDS encoding V4R domain-containing protein: MFKEARRELLFDWGMIGDIGAGRPNLGPHTDVSIYRLMQFTLRDVMIHRLGVQATDDIFRTAGELAGREFCRNFIDTAWDFNTFFTRTKDLLEQLKVGMLRVESADLERMELTLTVAEDLDCSGLPVCDETVCVYDEGFLAGLLGEYSGKPFAVKEVDCWCSGDRVCRFHATPLDDA; this comes from the coding sequence ATGTTCAAGGAAGCGCGACGCGAGCTGTTGTTCGACTGGGGCATGATCGGCGATATCGGCGCTGGCCGGCCAAACCTGGGCCCGCACACCGACGTGAGCATCTACCGCCTGATGCAGTTCACCCTGCGTGACGTGATGATCCATCGACTCGGCGTCCAGGCCACGGACGACATCTTCCGCACGGCCGGCGAGCTGGCCGGGCGGGAATTCTGCAGGAACTTCATCGACACCGCCTGGGACTTCAATACATTTTTCACGCGCACCAAGGACTTGCTGGAGCAGTTGAAGGTGGGCATGCTGCGCGTGGAATCGGCCGACCTGGAACGCATGGAACTGACGCTGACCGTGGCCGAAGACCTGGACTGCTCCGGCCTGCCCGTATGCGACGAGACCGTGTGCGTGTATGATGAAGGCTTCCTGGCCGGCCTGCTGGGGGAATACTCCGGCAAGCCCTTTGCCGTGAAGGAAGTGGACTGCTGGTGCTCCGGCGACCGCGTGTGCCGGTTCCACGCCACCCCGTTGGATGACGCCTGA
- a CDS encoding response regulator yields MLLVDPAYLDKITEAFHLILKGQPAAPIALPPGHPEDELWQVVQYVNRFLEEYGQATDAVFALSRGRLDFAPPPGRLAILASVKSLQSSLRHLTWTTQQIAQGDYEQRVSFMGDFAKAFNTMAQQLQASFQERAESTQALRDQVDELGKARRAMLNIMEDLEVARREADDANKAKSDFLARMSHEIRTPMNAIIGMSHLALQTELTAKQHDYISKIQAAAHNLLGIINDILDFSKIEAGKMEIESIPFRLDEVLDNLANIVSLRAEEKGLEVLFNLQPDVPNDLKGDPLRLGQVFINLANNAIKFTEAGEVVISVGLERQDAATVTLRCAVKDTGIGLSQEQMGRLFQSFSQADGSHTRKYGGTGLGLTICKRLVAMMGGTIWVESEPGQGSTFLFTATLERAAATTPVPYLPAVDLRGMRSLVVDDNPTARAILSNALAAFSFRVTAVESGQDALDELRAAARCGDPYELVLMDWKMPGMNGIDTVRQIRQTPGLTAIPQILMVTAYGREEVMRQAEDVGMAAFLIKPFNQSVLFDTIMGVFGYGAEGRLRRPTLAGQEPEGMDAIRGARILLAEDNEINQQIAIELLEKAGLVVEVANNGLEAVAAAASTCYDLVLMDIQMPEMDGLAATAAIRKLDAPWSASMPVVAMTAHAMSGDRELSLEAGMNDHITKPIDPVQLLTTLVTWIKPGDRPLPQGFVPRSRTLETVLQQEDLPLEGVPGLNIKSGLSKVSGNRSLYRKLLGKFRDKYLHSAAEVAAYLQAGQVQEATRLAHTIKGVAANLGADDLSRASAEVERALKAGHTEVTSLLADMTERLTVVGTSLARLLPAVPAAKAPAPAPTAALDRPAAAALARDIAAAVNDNLTQAMDKLTALLALPFAPAELALAEKAAAYLDNFDTDEAVAELEALAATLAATPAQEA; encoded by the coding sequence ATGCTACTCGTCGATCCCGCATACCTCGATAAGATCACGGAAGCGTTCCATCTTATCCTCAAAGGCCAGCCTGCCGCGCCCATTGCCCTGCCCCCCGGGCACCCGGAGGACGAGCTGTGGCAGGTGGTGCAGTACGTCAATCGATTCCTCGAGGAATACGGCCAGGCCACGGACGCCGTCTTTGCCCTCTCCAGGGGCCGCCTGGATTTCGCCCCCCCGCCCGGCAGGCTGGCCATCCTGGCCTCGGTGAAGAGCCTGCAATCCAGCCTGCGTCACCTCACCTGGACCACCCAGCAGATCGCCCAGGGCGACTACGAACAGCGCGTGAGCTTCATGGGGGACTTCGCCAAGGCCTTCAATACCATGGCCCAACAGCTCCAGGCCTCGTTCCAGGAACGCGCCGAATCCACCCAGGCCCTGCGCGATCAGGTGGATGAGCTGGGCAAGGCCCGCCGGGCCATGCTCAACATCATGGAGGATCTGGAGGTCGCCCGCCGTGAGGCAGACGACGCCAACAAGGCCAAGAGTGATTTTCTGGCCCGCATGAGCCACGAAATCCGCACCCCCATGAACGCCATCATCGGCATGAGCCATCTGGCCCTGCAGACCGAGCTGACGGCCAAGCAGCACGACTACATCTCCAAAATCCAGGCCGCCGCCCACAACCTCCTGGGCATCATCAACGACATCCTGGACTTCTCCAAGATCGAAGCCGGCAAGATGGAAATCGAATCCATCCCCTTCCGGCTGGATGAAGTGCTGGACAACCTGGCCAACATCGTCTCGCTGCGGGCCGAGGAAAAAGGTCTGGAAGTCCTCTTCAACCTGCAGCCCGACGTGCCCAACGACCTCAAAGGCGACCCCCTGCGCCTGGGGCAGGTGTTCATCAACCTGGCCAACAACGCCATCAAGTTCACCGAGGCCGGCGAGGTGGTCATCAGCGTAGGCCTGGAACGCCAGGACGCCGCCACCGTCACCCTGCGCTGCGCCGTCAAGGATACGGGCATCGGCCTCAGCCAGGAGCAGATGGGGCGCCTGTTCCAGTCCTTCAGTCAGGCGGACGGCTCCCACACCCGCAAGTACGGCGGCACCGGCCTGGGCCTGACCATCTGCAAGCGGCTGGTGGCAATGATGGGCGGGACCATCTGGGTGGAAAGCGAGCCCGGCCAGGGCAGCACCTTCCTGTTCACCGCCACCCTGGAGCGGGCCGCGGCCACCACGCCCGTCCCGTATCTCCCTGCCGTGGATCTGCGCGGCATGCGCTCCCTGGTGGTGGACGACAACCCCACGGCGCGCGCCATCCTCAGCAATGCCCTGGCGGCGTTCTCCTTCCGGGTCACCGCGGTGGAGTCCGGGCAGGATGCCCTGGACGAGCTGCGCGCCGCCGCCCGGTGCGGCGACCCCTATGAACTGGTGCTCATGGACTGGAAAATGCCGGGCATGAACGGCATCGATACCGTGCGCCAGATTCGGCAAACCCCGGGACTGACCGCCATTCCGCAAATTCTCATGGTCACGGCCTATGGCCGTGAGGAAGTGATGCGCCAGGCCGAGGACGTGGGGATGGCTGCCTTCCTTATCAAGCCGTTCAATCAATCCGTGCTCTTCGACACCATCATGGGCGTGTTCGGCTACGGTGCTGAAGGCAGGCTGCGCCGCCCGACCCTGGCCGGCCAGGAACCGGAAGGCATGGACGCCATCCGCGGGGCGCGCATCCTCCTGGCCGAGGACAACGAAATCAATCAGCAAATCGCCATCGAACTGCTGGAAAAAGCCGGCCTGGTGGTGGAAGTGGCCAACAACGGCCTGGAGGCCGTGGCTGCCGCGGCCAGCACCTGTTACGATCTGGTGCTCATGGACATCCAGATGCCGGAGATGGACGGCCTTGCGGCCACCGCCGCCATTCGCAAGCTGGATGCGCCCTGGAGCGCCAGCATGCCCGTCGTGGCCATGACCGCCCACGCCATGTCCGGCGACCGGGAACTGAGCCTGGAAGCCGGCATGAACGACCACATCACCAAACCCATCGACCCGGTCCAGCTGCTGACCACCCTGGTGACCTGGATCAAGCCCGGAGACCGCCCCCTGCCGCAGGGGTTCGTGCCCCGCTCGCGCACGCTGGAGACTGTCCTGCAGCAGGAGGACCTGCCCCTGGAAGGCGTGCCCGGCCTGAACATCAAGTCCGGCCTGTCCAAGGTGTCCGGCAACCGCTCCCTGTACCGCAAGCTGCTGGGAAAATTCCGGGACAAATACCTGCATTCCGCTGCGGAGGTGGCCGCCTATCTGCAGGCCGGCCAGGTGCAGGAGGCCACCCGTCTGGCCCACACCATCAAGGGCGTGGCAGCCAACCTGGGGGCGGACGATCTTTCCCGCGCCTCGGCCGAGGTGGAACGCGCCCTCAAGGCCGGCCACACCGAGGTGACCTCCCTCCTGGCCGACATGACCGAACGGCTGACCGTGGTAGGCACCTCCCTGGCCCGGCTCCTGCCGGCAGTGCCCGCCGCCAAGGCGCCTGCCCCCGCACCCACCGCCGCCCTGGACCGCCCCGCCGCCGCGGCCCTGGCCCGCGACATCGCCGCCGCCGTCAACGACAACCTCACCCAGGCCATGGACAAGCTGACCGCGCTGCTGGCGCTGCCCTTTGCCCCGGCGGAACTGGCCCTGGCCGAAAAGGCCGCCGCCTATCTCGACAACTTCGACACCGACGAAGCCGTGGCCGAGCTGGAAGCTCTGGCCGCAACGCTGGCCGCCACCCCGGCCCAGGAGGCATGA
- a CDS encoding O-acetylhomoserine aminocarboxypropyltransferase/cysteine synthase family protein has translation MTDHASWSLETLALHAGHAPDSDTGSRAVPIHQTTSYLFKDAQHAADLFSLKQSGYIYTRIMNPTTDVLEKRLAAMHHASAALCTASGMSAIFYAVLAIAGAGQNIVSGSNLYGGTNTLFKHTLKRMGIECRFVDSADPENFARAIDENTRLLYTETIGNPRCNVDDLEAIGRIAEAHKIPFILDNTVAPPPICNPFDFGAHLAVYSLTKIIGGHGNSIGGAIVEAGTFDWGGSGKFPEITQPDPTYHGLNFWEALCQLEGTPCTAFCIKVRTGLLRDIGAALSPMNSFLILQGLETLPLRARVHCENAQKVAEFLESHPAVSWVNYAGLPSHKDHARSRRYFPLGPSAVFGFGVKGGLAAGRKFIEAVQLCSHLANILDAKTLVVHPASTTHSQLLPEELAAAGVPEDLIRISVGLEHVGDIMQDLDQALRISQQ, from the coding sequence ATGACGGACCACGCTTCCTGGAGTCTTGAAACGCTGGCGTTGCATGCCGGCCATGCTCCGGACTCGGACACTGGCTCCAGGGCTGTGCCCATCCATCAGACCACCAGCTATCTGTTCAAGGATGCCCAGCACGCGGCCGATCTCTTTTCCCTCAAGCAGAGCGGCTACATCTACACCCGCATCATGAACCCCACCACCGACGTGCTGGAAAAACGGCTGGCGGCCATGCATCATGCCTCCGCCGCCCTGTGCACGGCCTCGGGCATGAGCGCCATCTTTTACGCCGTGCTGGCCATTGCCGGGGCGGGGCAGAACATCGTCTCCGGCTCCAATCTGTATGGCGGCACCAACACGCTCTTCAAGCACACCCTGAAGCGCATGGGCATTGAGTGCCGGTTCGTGGACTCTGCGGACCCGGAGAACTTCGCCCGCGCCATCGACGAGAACACCCGCCTGCTGTACACGGAAACCATCGGCAACCCCCGCTGCAACGTGGACGACCTGGAAGCCATCGGCCGCATTGCCGAGGCGCACAAGATCCCGTTCATCCTGGATAACACCGTGGCGCCGCCGCCCATCTGCAACCCCTTCGACTTCGGCGCGCATCTGGCAGTCTATTCCCTGACCAAGATCATCGGCGGCCACGGCAACAGCATCGGCGGGGCCATTGTGGAGGCCGGCACCTTCGATTGGGGCGGCTCCGGCAAGTTTCCGGAAATCACCCAGCCGGACCCCACCTATCATGGGTTGAATTTCTGGGAGGCCCTGTGCCAGCTGGAAGGTACCCCGTGCACGGCCTTCTGCATCAAGGTGCGCACCGGCCTGTTGCGGGATATCGGCGCGGCCCTGTCTCCCATGAACAGCTTCCTGATTCTCCAGGGCCTGGAAACCCTGCCCCTGCGCGCCCGGGTGCATTGTGAAAATGCGCAGAAGGTGGCAGAATTTCTGGAAAGTCACCCGGCGGTGAGCTGGGTGAACTATGCCGGCCTGCCCAGCCACAAGGACCATGCCCGGTCCCGGCGGTATTTCCCCCTTGGCCCCAGCGCCGTGTTTGGCTTTGGCGTCAAGGGCGGGCTGGCTGCCGGACGCAAGTTTATCGAAGCCGTGCAGCTTTGCTCGCATCTGGCCAACATTTTGGACGCCAAAACCCTGGTGGTGCACCCGGCCAGCACCACCCATTCCCAGTTGCTGCCCGAGGAGCTGGCCGCCGCCGGCGTGCCGGAGGATCTGATCCGCATCTCCGTGGGTCTTGAACACGTGGGCGACATCATGCAGGATCTGGATCAGGCCCTGCGGATCTCCCAGCAGTAA
- a CDS encoding response regulator, which produces MTSAPQSRVLIVDDTPENIQVLMETLRGEHALQAAKDGEKALRLAFAAPHPDLVLLDIMMPGMDGYEVCRRLKADVRTKDIPVLFITALTEEEDEARGLALGAVDYITKPFRPGLVKMRVRNQLELKKHRDHLDELVQERTREVALIKEVTIEGLATLAECRDPETGGHIKRTQHYVKALAARMVSHPRFAPHINEAVVELLYLSAPLHDVGKVGVPDAILLKPGKLTPEEFEQMKAHTTLGHFSLSKAEEKLGGNSFLRIAKEIAHSHHERWDGKGYPQGLAGEDIPVAARIMAIADVYDALISRRVYKPPFTHAKAVSLIAEGLGTQFDPDLCAAFLEMEEDFRTIALEFADFEEERAALTPAP; this is translated from the coding sequence ATGACATCCGCGCCGCAGTCCCGCGTGCTCATTGTGGACGACACCCCGGAAAACATCCAGGTGCTCATGGAAACCCTGCGAGGCGAGCACGCCCTGCAGGCCGCCAAGGACGGCGAAAAGGCCCTGCGCCTGGCCTTTGCCGCACCGCATCCCGATCTCGTACTCCTGGACATCATGATGCCGGGCATGGACGGGTACGAGGTCTGCCGCCGCCTGAAAGCCGATGTGCGCACCAAGGACATCCCCGTCCTGTTCATCACCGCCCTGACCGAAGAAGAGGACGAAGCCCGCGGCCTGGCTCTGGGCGCCGTGGACTACATCACCAAACCCTTCCGCCCCGGACTGGTGAAGATGCGCGTGCGCAACCAGCTGGAGCTGAAAAAACACCGCGACCACCTGGACGAGCTGGTGCAGGAACGCACCCGGGAAGTGGCCCTCATCAAGGAAGTGACGATCGAAGGCCTGGCCACCCTGGCTGAATGCCGGGATCCGGAAACCGGCGGGCACATCAAACGCACGCAGCACTACGTCAAGGCCCTGGCCGCCAGGATGGTCAGCCATCCGCGCTTTGCCCCGCACATCAACGAAGCCGTCGTCGAGCTGCTCTACCTCTCCGCCCCCCTGCACGACGTGGGCAAGGTGGGCGTGCCGGATGCCATCCTGCTCAAGCCCGGCAAGCTCACCCCGGAAGAGTTTGAGCAGATGAAAGCCCATACCACCCTGGGACACTTCAGCCTGAGCAAGGCGGAAGAAAAGCTGGGCGGCAACTCCTTTCTGCGCATCGCCAAGGAGATTGCCCACAGCCACCATGAGCGCTGGGACGGCAAGGGCTATCCCCAGGGTCTGGCCGGGGAGGACATCCCCGTGGCGGCGCGCATCATGGCCATTGCCGACGTGTACGACGCCCTGATCAGCCGCCGGGTGTACAAGCCACCCTTTACGCATGCCAAAGCCGTATCCCTCATCGCCGAGGGGCTGGGCACGCAGTTCGATCCCGACCTCTGCGCCGCCTTCCTGGAGATGGAAGAAGACTTCCGCACCATCGCCCTGGAGTTCGCCGACTTCGAAGAGGAACGCGCCGCCCTGACCCCGGCTCCCTGA
- a CDS encoding HDOD domain-containing protein: MGVINAHDIKPGMILEKDLVLANGRRLLPRGAVIEDKHLRIFKAWGVTEAAVANVSREEAEAGALSALEPLALQYAASLCELYFAPLATEHPAFNEIKRLTVACIARRIMLGEDPPRPAVVCTDNGPAELAPGQTDARHVADGHVELASFPEICELIREVVNDPRASSTRLAEIISRDTSLCASLLRLVNSPLYGFPNKVESIPRAVTLIGTRELCTLTYGLVAVRFFRGIPASYLDMRRFWKHAAACGVFARILCSFHGRMDEERAFVAGLLHDIGRLVLISKYPAASARALAKAQEQNLPLHETELEIFGFHHARVGSHMLKAWHFPDSLRDMVSFHHEPTKAHQVPEAAVLHLADVLSVAMDLATGGAPRPVPALEPGAWEAVGLPLSALEAAFGQFDRQFQEVMGILMDNE; encoded by the coding sequence ATGGGCGTCATCAATGCGCACGACATCAAGCCGGGCATGATCCTGGAAAAAGACCTCGTGCTGGCCAATGGGCGACGGCTGCTGCCACGGGGCGCCGTCATCGAAGACAAGCACCTGCGCATCTTCAAGGCCTGGGGGGTGACCGAAGCCGCTGTGGCAAATGTGAGCCGGGAGGAGGCCGAGGCCGGCGCCCTGAGCGCCCTGGAGCCCCTGGCCCTGCAGTATGCCGCCTCCCTGTGCGAACTGTACTTTGCGCCCCTGGCCACAGAGCATCCCGCGTTCAATGAGATCAAACGGTTGACCGTGGCCTGCATCGCCCGGCGCATCATGCTGGGGGAGGACCCGCCGCGGCCGGCCGTGGTGTGCACCGACAACGGCCCCGCCGAGTTGGCGCCAGGACAGACCGACGCCCGGCATGTGGCCGACGGGCATGTGGAACTGGCGTCCTTCCCGGAGATCTGCGAGCTGATCCGCGAGGTGGTCAACGATCCGCGCGCCTCCAGCACCCGGCTGGCGGAAATCATCAGCCGGGACACCAGCCTCTGCGCCAGCCTGCTGCGCTTGGTGAACAGCCCGCTCTACGGTTTTCCCAACAAGGTGGAGTCCATCCCCAGGGCCGTCACCCTCATCGGCACCCGGGAGCTCTGCACCCTGACGTACGGCCTTGTGGCAGTGCGGTTTTTTCGTGGTATTCCGGCTTCCTATCTGGACATGCGCCGGTTTTGGAAGCACGCCGCCGCCTGCGGGGTGTTCGCCCGCATCCTGTGCAGCTTCCACGGCAGGATGGACGAGGAACGGGCCTTCGTGGCCGGCTTGCTGCACGATATCGGCAGGCTGGTGCTCATCAGCAAGTATCCCGCAGCTTCAGCCAGAGCCCTGGCCAAGGCGCAGGAGCAAAATCTGCCCCTGCATGAAACCGAGCTGGAGATCTTCGGGTTCCACCATGCCCGCGTGGGCAGCCATATGCTCAAGGCCTGGCACTTCCCGGATTCGCTGCGGGATATGGTGAGTTTTCATCACGAGCCGACCAAGGCGCATCAGGTGCCGGAAGCGGCGGTGCTGCACCTGGCGGATGTCTTGAGCGTGGCCATGGATCTGGCCACAGGCGGCGCGCCCAGGCCAGTGCCGGCCCTGGAGCCCGGCGCCTGGGAAGCGGTGGGGCTGCCGCTTTCGGCCCTGGAGGCAGCCTTCGGGCAGTTTGACCGGCAGTTCCAGGAAGTGATGGGTATTTTGATGGACAATGAATGA
- a CDS encoding cold shock domain-containing protein, which translates to MSFQGVVKWFNEKKGFGFIQREEGDDVFVDFSAIQGNGFKTLHEGERVTFDIEQGEKGVRAANVMRV; encoded by the coding sequence ATGAGTTTCCAAGGCGTGGTTAAGTGGTTCAATGAAAAGAAAGGGTTCGGCTTCATCCAGCGCGAGGAAGGCGACGACGTGTTCGTGGATTTCTCCGCCATCCAGGGCAACGGCTTCAAGACGCTGCACGAGGGTGAGCGCGTCACTTTCGACATTGAACAGGGGGAAAAGGGCGTCCGCGCAGCCAACGTCATGCGCGTGTAA